The sequence TCTACAAGCAGCTGAACCAAGGGTGGAACTTCACCGCCAGCGCCTCGGATACCGGGATGCGCATCAGCTACGGGCTGGCGGACACGCGCCAGCACTCCATCCCCGCCGGACGCGTCCAGGCCATCTCGGTGACGGCTCCCTTCTTCTGGCGCATGCTCGGCTGGTACAAGGTGGAAGTCAATGTCCTTGGCACCAAGAGCGATGACATGGACAACCTCCAAGTGCTCCCGGTCGGGGACTTCGAAGCAGTCACCCGAATCATGGGCATCTTGCTGCCCCAGCTGGGCATCGAAAACCAGCGTGAGGTACTGGCCACTGCGGTCAGTACCGGATATGAGCATGGCTTCATCGGATCCCCCCAGCGGGCGAAGCCGCTCTCACCCGGAGCCTGGAAGCACCAGGGGTTCCTGGCCACCGATACGACGGTGATTTCCCGCTACGGCTGGCTCGCGCGCCAGGCCAGCTTCGTGCCGCATAATCGAGTGCAGGGCATGAGTTGGGTGCAGGGTCCATGGGAGCAACGACGTAAACTAGCCGGGGTCCGCCTGCACTGCGCTGGCGGAAGTGTCATCGGTTACCTGCATCAGCTCGATGCGGATGTTGCCGCAGGATTTACCCGGGCGCAAGCGCAGCGCCTGGTCGAAAGGTAGAAGTGGACGCACCACGTTTGGGAATCGGGATCATCTCCGCTGGCAAGGTCGGCACCGTGCTCGGCGCGGCGCTGGCAGCCAGCGGTCACCGGATTACCGGGATCCATGCAGTTTCCGAAGACTCGCGCGACCGTGCCGACGCGTTGCTGCCGGAAGTGGAGTTGCTCGACCCGCCAGAAATCCTGCGCCGCAGCGAACTGGTGATCTTCGCAGTCCCCGATGACGTGCTTGGCGAACTTGTCGCAGGGTTGGCCGAGGCCGGGCATATTGCCCCGGGTCAGCTGATTGCGCACACCGCCGGACGGTACGGCACCTCGATTCTGCAGCCGGCCATGGATGCCGGAGCTTTCGGTCTTGCCATTCACCCTGCCATGACGTTCACCGGCATGAGCATGGACCTGCAGCGCCTGACCGATTGTGTCTTTGCCGTCACCGCAGATGAAGCGATCCTTCCGGTGGCACAGGCCCTGGTCGTTGAGATGCGTGGTGAACCGGTGGTCATCGCCGAAGCAAACCGCGTCAGCTATCACGCGGCACTGGCCCATGCGGCCAACCATCTGAACACCATTACCGCGCAATCGGCCGACATCCTGCGTCGAATCGGCGTGGAAGATCCATCGAACACGTTGCGCGCCTTGATGTACGCGAGCCTGGATAATGCGTTGCGCTCCGGTGCCGGAGCCTTGACCGGGCCGGTAGCCCGAGGGGACAGCGGCACCGTAACCGCGCACCTGCAGGCACTGTCGCATGATCCGGCAGAGACCAATAATTCCTACCGGAGCCTGTCGCGCGCCACCGCGTTGCGGGCGGCCGCACGTGGCCTGATCTCGCAGCGCACGCTTGAAGAGCTGTTGCGAGTTCTAGAATAGAAGGGTGAAAACCCCGAAGATTGCCAAGACCCGTGCCGAACTCAAGGCTGCTATTGCAGAAGCCAACCCGGGATCACTGGGCTTTGTGCCCACCATGGGTGCCCTGCACAGCGGCCATGGTTCCCTGTTCAAGGCAGCCCGTGAAGAGAATGAAGTTGTAGTTATTTCCGTGTTCGTCAATGAACTGCAGTTCAACGACGCCACGGACTACGCGAACTACCCGCGCCAGCTCGAGGCAGATGTGCAGCTGGCCGCCGAGGCCGGGGTGGATATTGTTTTCGCTCCGGAAGCCGAAGAGATCTACCACGCCGGCCTGCCTCTGGTACGGCTTAATTCTGGTGCATTGGGCGATATGTATGAAGGAGCCTCACGACCGGGGCACTTCGATGGCATGCTGGCAGTCGTAGCCAAGCTGCTGCACCTGGCCGATCCGCGCCAGGGCCAGTACCGTGCCTACTTCGGGCAGAAGGATGCCCAGCAGCTGGCATTGATCCGCCGCATGGTCGCTGACCTTGATTATCCGGTGCAGTTGCGTTCGGTGCCGATCGTGCGCAGCGAGAAGGGGCTGGCCCTCTCCAGCCGCAACGCGTTGCTCAGCGAGGAGGAGAAGGAAGCAGCTCTGGTGCTGCACCGCTCGATCCAGCTCATTGCCGGCCGTGCCGCACGCAACGAACCCCTGTATGTCGAAGACGCCATCGGCATGTGCCAAATGGCTCCGCTGGTGGAACTGGACTACTTCGTCGTGGTCAATCCCGACACCTTGCAGGAACTAGCCTTCAACTGTCAGGACACCCCATTTACCGGCGAAGGCCTGATCCTGGTCGCGGCGAAGGTTGGCAAGGTCCGCCTGATCGACAACCAGCCGATCTAGGCGAACCGCGACGCGGCATCTGCAAGAACCTTGCGGAATCCGGCAAGCTCGGCCATCACTTCGGCCGCGCTCTGCACGGAGTCGATGAACTGCACTGCCTCACCGGCATAGACCGGAGCCATGGAAGTCCGTGCTTCGGCACGGGCTTCCTGCATTTCCAAGCGAAGCTGCTCATCGGGTGCCCATGTTGAGAGGTCCGCGTGGGTGTCGCTGAATTCGTTGCGCAGTGCCCGGCCGCCGAACTCCGGAGCCCAAGGCAGCTGCTGTGCGACATCGAAGGCGCGGGTATAGGTCGTGTCATCCAAGCCGGCCTGCTGTATCGCGTCCTTCACATTCTTGTGACCGGTTGCTTCGCTGGCTGCTAGGAATCGGGTTCCGACCCAAGCCGCGGAGGCCCCAGCGGCGAGAACGGCCGCCACTCCGCGGGCGGTGCCGATACCACCGGCGGCAATCACAGGTTTCTGCTGCTGTGCGGTGGCCAGCTGCAGCAGTGGCAATGTTCCTGCTTCATTACGGCCATGGCCTCCACCTTCGCCGCCTCGGGCAATGATGATGTCGATGTCATCAGCCATTGCTCGTTCCAGATCTGCCGCATTGCCTACTTGCATCGCAGTTAGAACGCCAGCCTCATGGGCCAGCGCTGCAGCTCGGCTGACGTCGCCGAAGCTCAGGGTGACCAAGGAAGGCCCGAAATCTAAGAAGGCTTCGAGTGGATACAGATCAGCTTCCAGCGCCCAGGCCATGAAACCGACACCCCACGGAGTGCTCAGGGATGCCACGTGCTGAACTTGCTGTTCAATCCACTCTGTCTTGGGTGCTGCCGGCGATCCAATCATGCCTACACCGCCAGCTTGGGAAACGGCGGCCGCCAAGGCACCACCAGCAGCACCGGCCATCGAGGCATTGAAGATGGGTTCGCGGTATCCAAGGAGTCTTTGCAGGTCGCTCATGTGCCCAGACTAGAACAACGAAGTGAATGTGACCTAGAGCTCGGTCCCTCAATTTGTGCGTATGGAAAAACGTGTGTATAGTTTTTATCTGTTGCCGGAACGGAAACAACACGGAATCTACCGATTGTTTACCCGGCAGCCAATCACTTTTCACTGAAGGTTTCCAGCCGATTTTGATCGGGCTGCGGATTCTGGTAAGTTGGAAAAGTTGCTCCGGAGCGAAGCAGTCATCGAAGGTCTGGTGGTTGTGGTGTCGAGAGTGTTTGTTGTTTGAGAACTCAATAGTGTGCCAAGTTTGTTGATACCGAATATTTATTTTATTTGGTGAATACATATTATTTGCTTGAGGCATTGCACCCCCGTGTGATGTGCTTGAGTGTTTTATTATTCGCCAGGACTTCATCGATTCTTCCCTTATTTTCCGAGGGGTTTCGGTGGCTTTTTATTTTTTTATGGAGAGTTTGATCCTGGCTCAGGATGAACGCTGGCGGCGTGCTTAACACATGCAAGTCGAACGATGAAGCCCAGCTTGCTGGGTGGATTAGTGGCGAACGGGTGAGTAACACGTGAGTAACCTGCCCCCGACTCTGGGATAAGCCCGGGAAACTGGGTCTAATACCGGATATTACCTCTTGCCGCATGGCAGGTGGTGGAAAGATTTATCGGTGGGGGATGGACTCGCGGCCTATCAGCTTGTTGGTGAGGTAATGGCTCACCAAGGCGACGACGGGTAGCCGGCCTGAGAGGGTGACCGGCCACACTGGGACTGAGACACGGCCCAGACTCCTACGGGAGGCAGCAGTGGGGAATATTGCACAATGGGCGAAAGCCTGATGCAGCGACGCCGCGTGAGGGATGACGGCCTTCGGGTTGTAAACCTCTTTCAGTAGGGAAGAAGCGAAAGTGACGGTACCTGCAGAAGAAGCGCCGGCTAACTACGTGCCAGCAGCCGCGGTAATACGTAGGGCGCAAGCGTTATCCGGATTTATTGGGCGTAAAGAGCTCGTAGGCGGTTTGTCGCGTCTGCCGTGAAAGTCCGAGGCTCAACCTCGGATCTGCGGTGGGTACGGGCAGACTAGAGTGATGTAGGGGAGACTGGAATTCCTGGTGTAGCGGTGAAATGCGCAGATATCAGGAGGAACACCGATGGCGAAGGCAGGTCTCTGGGCATTTACTGACGCTGAGGAGCGAAAGCATGGGGAGCGAACAGGATTAGATACCCTGGTAGTCCATGCCGTAAACGTTGGGCACTAGGTGTGGGGGACATTCCACGTTTTCCGCGCCGTAGCTAACGCATTAAGTGCCCCGCCTGGGGAGTACGGCCGCAAGGCTAAAACTCAAAGGAATTGACGGGGGCCCGCACAAGCGGCGGAGCATGCGGATTAATTCGATGCAACGCGAAGAACCTTACCAAGGCTTGACATGTGCCAGACCGCTTCAGAGATGGAGTTTCCCTTCGGGGCTGGTTCACAGGTGGTGCATGGTTGTCGTCAGCTCGTGTCGTGAGATGTTGGGTTAAGTCCCGCAACGAGCGCAACCCTCGTTCCATGTTGCCAGCACGTAGTGGTGGGGACTCATGGGAGACTGCCGGGGTCAACTCGGAGGAAGGTGGGGATGACGTCAAATCATCATGCCCCTTATGTCTTGGGCTTCACGCATGCTACAATGGCCGGTACAATGGGTTGCGATACTGTGAGGTGGAGCTAATCCCTAAAAGCCGGTCTCAGTTCGGATTGGGGTCTGCAACTCGACCCCATGAAGTCGGAGTCGCTAGTAATCGCAGATCAGCAACGCTGCGGTGAATACGTTCCCGGGCCTTGTACACACCGCCCGTCAAGTCACGAAAGTTGGTAACACCCGAAGCCGATGGCCTAACCACCTTGTGTGGGGGGAGTCGTCGAAGGTGGGACTGGCGATTGGGACTAAGTCGTAACAAGGTAGCCGTACCGGAAGGTGCGGCTGGATCACCTCCTTTCTAAGGAGCTAACCATTATTGGTTGCCCGTGTCTGTGCCCGAGTGTGGTGCAGGCGGGTTGCTCATGGGTGGAATATCAATGGACTCAGTACTGGAAAGCGTGCACGCTGGTGTCATCCCAATGTGGGTGGTGCGTTCGTGTGCGGGGTACTGGCTGTGGCTGCAGGGTGTTTGCGCATCTGCGAGTACGCGTTTGGGGAGTCTTTGGCTTCTTGGGTGCTGGAAAGCGGTGTGCGGGTGTTGTGCGGTTTGTATGGTTTGGCATGCTGTTGGGTTTTGAGGCAACAAGCCTCCGTGCCTGTGGGTTGGGTGTTGGTCGGGTTCTCCGCTTTGTGTGGGGGGGTTGGCTGGTGCGTGGCCTGTGGGTGGCGGGGTTCTTGGTGTTTCGGTGTTTGTCCTGTGTTTGCTGCAGGTGCGCTGGTGTGGTGGCGGTTTTGTGCTGTTGCCCGGGTGTGCTTGCGGGGGTGCGGGGTTGTTGTTTGGGAACTGTATAGTGAACGCGAGCATCTTGCAGATGAGATGAGCTTGGGGGTCCTTTTCCTTGGATCCTTGGGTGTTTGAGTCTTGTCTGCGTGATTTTGTTAGATTGTTTTATTGCTCAATTCTGAGAACTTTGATTTGTGTTGAAGTTTTTAAGGGCGCACGGTGGATGCCTTGGCATCAAGAGCCGATGAAGGACGTGGGAATCTGCGATAAGCCTGGTGGAGTCGATAACCGGACGTTGAGACCAGGATTTCCGAATGGGGGAACCCCGCACCATGTTATGTGGTGTGACCTGCAGCTGAATGTATAGGCTGTGTGGAGGGAACGCGGGGAAGTGAAACATCTCAGTACCCGCAGGAAGAGAAAACAATAGTGATTCCGTTAGTAGTGGCGAGCGAACGCGGATGGGGCTAAACCGGTTGGTGTGTGATAGCGGATAGGCGTTGCATCATCGGGGTTGTGGGGTTGACATGTACCAGCGCTATCTTGCTGGTGGGATGAGGTGCAGGCGTATAGGTGAATCGGTTGGAATGCCGGACCAGAGAGGGTGATAGTCCCGTAGGTGTAATGCGTGTCTGCCGTTCTAGTGTTGATACCCGAGTAGCACGGGGCCCGTGAAACCTTGTGTGAATCTGCCAGGACCACCTGGTAAGCCTGAATACTACTTGATGACCGATAGTGAATCAGTACCGTGAGGGAATGGTGAAAAGTACCCCGGGAGGGGAGTGAAATAGTACCTGAAACCGTGCGCTTACAATCCGTTAGAGCCTGGGACTTGTTCCTGGGTGATGGCGTGCCTTTTGAAGAATGAGCCTGCGAGTTAGTGTTACGTCGCGAGGTTAACCCGTGTGGGGAAGCCGTAGCGAAAGCGAGTCTGAATAGGGCGTTTGAGTGGCGTGATCTAGACCCGAAGCGAAGTGATCTACCCATGGCCAGGTTGAAGCGCGTGTAAGAGCGTGTGGAGGACCGAACCCACTTCAGTTGAAAATGGAGGGGATGAGCTGTGGGTAGGGGTGAAAGGCCAATCAAACTTCGTGATAGCTGGTTCTCCCCGAAATGCATTTAGGTGCAGCGTTGCGTGTTTCTTACTGGAGGTAGAGCTACTGGATAGGCGATGGGCCCTACAAGGTTACTGACCTTAGCCAAACTCCGAATGCCGGTAAGTGAGAGCGCAGCAGTGAGACTGTGGGGGATAAGCTTCATAGTCGAGAGGGAAACAGCCCAGAACGCCAACTAAGGCCCCTAAGCGTGTGCTAAGTGGAAAAGGATGTGGAGTTGCTGTGACAACCAGGAGGTTGGCTTAGAAGCAGCCACCCTTGAAAGAGTGCGTAATAGCTCACTGGTCAAGTGATTCCGCGCCGATAATGTAGCGGGGCTCAAGCACACCGCCGAAGTTGCGTCATTCAAATATTTGCCTGGCTTTTGTTGGGCGTTTGGATGGGTAGGGGAGCGTCGTATAGCGGGTGAAGTCGCGGTGGAAACCAGCGGTGGACGCTATACGAGTGAGAATGCAGGCATGAGTAGCGAATGACGGGTGAGAAACCCGTCCGCCGAATGATCAAGGGTTCCAGGGTTAAGCTAATCTGCCCTGGGTTAGTCGGGACCTAAGGCGAGGCCGACAGGCGTAGTCGATGGACAACGGGTTGATATTCCCGTACCGGCGAAGGACCGCCCATACCAAGCTGTGGATGCTAACCATGATGGATCATGGCTGTTGCGGCCTTCGGGCTGCTGGTTGTGTGATGTGGTGGGAACCGATGCAGTGAGGTCAGCGTATTAACAGGTGTGACGCAGGAAGGTAGCCGAGCCAGGCAATGGAATTGACCTGGTCCAAGGGTGTAGGAAGAGTGGTTGGCAAATCCGCCGCTCAGATATTCTGAGACCTGATAGGCGCCCGCTTTGGCGGGTGATTCGGTGATCCTATGCTGCCTAGAAAAGCATCGGCGCGAGGTCCAAGTCCGCCCGTACCCCAAACCGACACAGGTGATCAGGTAGAGAATACTAAGGCGATCGAGAGAATCATGGTTAAGGAACTCGGCAAAATGCCCCCGTAACTTCGGAAGAAGGGGGGCCTGCCTCGTGATCGGCTCTTGCAGCTGTGAGCGGGTGTGGGCCGCAGAGACCAGGGGGAAGCGACTGTTTACTAAAAACACAGGTCCGTGCGAAGTCGCAAGACGATGTATACGGACTGACTCCTGCCCGGTGCTGGAAGGTTAAGAGGACTGGTTAGCACTTTGGTGCGAAGCTGAGAATTTAAGCCCCAGTAAACGGCGGTGGTAACTATAACCATCCTAAGGTAGCGAAATTCCTTGTCGGGTAAGTTCCGACCTGCACGAATGGAGTAACGACTTCCCCGCTGTCTCAACCATGAACTCGGCGAAATTGCAGTACGAGTAAAGATGCTCGTTACGCGCAGCAGGACGGAAAGACCCCGAGACCTTTACTATAGTTTGGTATTGGTGTTCGGTGCAGCTTGTGTAGGATAGGTGGGAGACTGTGAAGCTTGGACGCTAGTTCAGGTGGAGTCATCGTTGAAATACCACTCTGGCTGTACCGGTCACCTAACTTCGGACCATGATCTGGTTCAGGGACAGTGCCTGATGGGTAGTTTAACTGGGGCGGTTGCCTCCTAAAATGTAACGGAGGCGCCCAAAGGTTCCCTCAGCCTGGTTGGCAATCAGGTGTCGAGTGTAAGTGCACAAGGGAGCTTGACTGTGAGAGTGACAGCTCGAGCAGGGACGAAAGTCGGGACTAGTGATCCGGCGGCACCTCGTGGAAGGGCCGTCGCTCAACGGATAAAAGGTACCTCGGGGATAACAGGCTGATCTTGCCCAAGAGTCCATATCGACGGCATGGTTTGGCACCTCGATGTCGGCTCGTCGCATCCTGGGGCTGGAGTAGGTCCCAAGGGTTGGGCTGTTCGCCCATTAAAGCGGTACGCGAGCTGGGTTTAGAACGTCGTGAGACAGTTCGGTCCCTATCCGCTGCGCGCGTTGGAAATTTGAGAAGGGCTGTCCTTAGTACGAGAGGACCGGGACGGACGAACCTCTGGTGTGTCAGTTGTACTGCCAAGTGCATCGCTGATTAGCTACGTTTGGAAGGGATAACCGCTGAAAGCATCTAAGCGGGAAGCCTGCTTCGAGATGAGATTTCCATGCACCTTGAGTGTGAGAGGCCCCCAGCTAGACCACTGGGTTGATAGGCAGGATGTGGAAGCAAGGACTAAAGACTTGTGGAGCTGACCTGTACTAATAGGCCGATGACTTTCAACACACAATATTCACAATATTTTACTGGCATGATCATTATGCTGTTCGCGTTCACTATACGGTTACGAGACAACAACCTCAAACCGAAAAATACATGGCTTTTGCATGACACCGGAAAACATGACCAAGATGATTGGTTTGTGTGCTTCGTGATTGTTACGGCGGTCATAGCGTGGGGGAAACGCCCGGTCCCATACCGAACCCGGAAGCTAAGGCCCACTGCGCCGATGGTACTGCACTCGTGAGGGTGTGGGAGAGTAGGTCACCGCCGGACTTAACTTGAGTTGAATGGTTTGAGGCCCTGGAACACAATGCGTGTTCCAGGGCCTCACCTGTTTAACCCGCAAGACAGGTTGCTGGGATGGCTTGCTGGTTGGTGGGGGTGGGCTATCAGTTTGCCCCTTGTTCTTGTTTAAGGGCTCAGTTCAGTGGGTTGCTTCGTCAGCGTCTATGCGTTGGGCGAGATTCGTGTCCTCGACGGTAAGCATTACTGCACTGTCTCTAGCGTTGAAGAGATGCATAGTGATTGTCCAGCCATTCCACTCCCAAATGCATGGAGGCTGCTGTTCATCTTCCCAGGGGTGCCTTGCAGGACCATAGAGGTTGCTTAGTGCGTTCTTTATCTGAAGAAAGCCTTGCCGCGTTTTGGCCGATTCAGGTTTTGTTGAAGTGTAGAGATGAAGCGTGACATCAAGGAAGTCTTTCCCGTATGTGCCCCACGTGCCGAGCACAGTGCTTCCAAGGCCAACGTCCAGGGGATTGATGCGTAGAGCGGATTGCTCATCGGGGTTGTCTTGGCTATTTCGCGAGATAAAACCAAGCTGAGCAAATAGTGCCTCCTGCTGGCTATCGTTCTTCGGCCTTCGGCTATCTACCAGCCTGTGGACTATGGAAATGACATCACTTGGGGCAGGGACCAATTCAAGAAGTTGGTTTTTCTCGGACATATTGAGAGCGTACCCGTTAGCGGGCCCGCAGAACGAGAGTCAACCCGGTAGCTGGTCTGTTTTCTGTAGGGTGCCGGTGGATGCAACTAGCACCCATCGGCAAGTCAGTTCTATTCCGGAGTGCTGTGGCGGAACCGGGATCGACGACACCAGATATTGTCGGCCCAATGGGGCTGGGTAGTTGCCCGCATGTCTTGCTAAGCGCCTCGGTATTTCTAGCCAGGTCGTATCCGTACGGCAGTATCTTGCCGTTCTAGTTCGATTCGGTTCGAGTTGCCCCACTCATCGCCGATATCGGTAATTTCTTGCCGAATCCTCTTTTGTGCTGGATGATAGAGAGCGAAATGTTGCTGATAGGCGAGATGCTGCCGGAAGGGGACTATCTATGAATTCTGTGTCGGAGCTCGGCGCCGAATTGCAGCGCGCTAGAAAGCAAAATGGTTTAACCCAGGAACAACTCGCCGACTTGGCTGGCATCTCTGAACGTACGCTGCGTTCAATAGAACGCGGTGCGGGCAACCCTTCCATAGATGCCGTGCTTTCCGTGGCCGACGTACTCGGCCTGAGAATCGTAGTGGCCAAATGACTCCGTCACTCCAAGAACTCAGGCTGGTTGCTCAGGCTGATGTCTATTGCAATGACAACTTGGCTGGGTACCTAACCCGGCAAGACGACGGAAGCATCGCCTTCACCTACGACCTTCACTATCTTCACGATGGCGGCTCCGCCATAGCCACATCCCTGCCGGTGGCCCGCGACGCGTACGTCGGGCCCGGTGGCGCGTTGCCTTCTTTCTTCTCAGGGCTATTACCCGAGGGGCATCGACTCACCGTTCTCAAAGATGCAACGAAGACCAGCCTCTCTGACGAGCTGACCCTCTTGATGGCTGTCGGGTCTGATACCCCCGGCAATGTCCGGGTCATTCCGTCCGGATCGAAGTTAGAGCAAACTCCTGTGGTCGCTGAGTTCAGCACTACGGAGGATCTCGACTTCTCGGTGCTCTCTAGGACTTTGGATCGCCATTCGATTCCAGGTGTTCAAGACAAGATCAGCGCGACCATGTTGACCACACCCGTCGAATTCAAGAACAGCGCATATCTGCTTAAGCTCGATCCCCGAGACCATCCACATCTGGTGCTAAACGAAGCCCTGCACCTCAAAGCAGCAAGGGCACTGAAACTCCCGGTGGCAAAGAATCAGCTGGTCATGGATTCGAAGAAGAATCCGGGGCTGCTTGTAGAGCGCTTTGACCGCATGGCCGTAGAGCCCGAGGGGCAACCGCAACGATTGCCGTTGGAAGACGCCATGCAGGTACTCAACCTTCCGCCGGCAAGCAAGTATGCAGTTAGCACGGAGCAGGTTATCCAAGCTCTAGCCCAACACTGCCAGGCGCCGGTACTGGCTAGACGAAATCTCTATATCCAATTCGCTTTCGCCTGGCTTACCGGCAACGGGGACTTGCACGGAAAGAATGTTTCGATCCTCGCAAACGAGCAAGGACAATTCGGCGTCGCGCCGATATACGACATACCCTGCACCTTGGTCTACGGTGATGACACCATGGCTCTAACTGTCGCGGGCAAAACGAAGAACCTGAAAAGGAAGCACTGGGCCGAACTTTCCGGTGAGCTGGGATTAGCGGACCGTGCAGCACAGTCGGCAAACCAACTCGCTTTGAAGGCTGCACTCACGGCAGACCTCGACGAGCTGCCCTTTGAGGGATCACCACTACGCGGCGCCCAACGGGAACTGAGGTTCCGGCGGATGGAGCTGGAATAGAAGAGAGCCGGGTATCGGCTGTCAGTCTACGAGCACGGAGAATGCGGGCCGCTGGGCATCTTGGCTCTTCTTCGCTTGCCCATGGAGCCCAGTGACCCATGAAGGGTAGACGCGAAAGCCGCGTTTCCCTGGAGCAGTCGCTGATGCGTAGACGCCCAGCTGCTCGAGGTGCTGCTGCGTGAAACGGAAGACTCCGAAGCGCCCTGATTGCTCGATGAAGACCAATGCGCCGTGCAGCTCTGCATTGGAAGCGTACGGTGCGGTGGCTCCGGTTTCATCGCGATGCCATATGGCTACGAAGCCGCCAGACTTCGTCGGCGTGGTCCTTGCGGTTCTTATTCGCCATAGTAGCTCGTCGATTTCAACGATGCCGGCTTGATAATCGCTCTGTTGTTCTTCGGGAATTACTTCGCCGTGTGTCTGCCCAGTGATGAGGCAGTAGCGGTCCAACGCTGTGTAGGTCATTCATGCCTTCCTGTGTGCTATCGGCGGTCGACGACGAACAGTAGTGATGTCATTGAGAACTATACGTTGGCCTGTATCTCAGCCACATCGCAATTGGCAGTAGCTGAAGGCGATACCTGCAGAGAATCTCGCGCAGGCATGAGTAGTGGAATGCCTGGCCAGTCTGACTGTCGTGCGCTCTGCTGTCCCTCAGTCGGCTGGATTATGCCTGTAGGCCACTCGCGTTCAGCGTCGATCCTCGCTGGGGTTATATCCGTTGCTCAGATGTACGACTGCGCAGGTAGGGCATCATTCATAGATGCGGGTGGGCGGCCACCGCGTTGCTTCGCGATTCAGAGAGTGGAATAAGGGGAGGCGTCGGGTGCATAGAGCAGAGTAGGGACTCCTTGAGCAACTCTAAACGTGCATTTGTACTTCGCTATTGGGTGGGCAACGGGGACCTAAACAACGATGCAGAAATTAAGTGTCGACGCTCACCCGCAAAAAGGAGCCACCCGATTTG comes from Glutamicibacter arilaitensis Re117 and encodes:
- a CDS encoding helix-turn-helix transcriptional regulator translates to MNSVSELGAELQRARKQNGLTQEQLADLAGISERTLRSIERGAGNPSIDAVLSVADVLGLRIVVAK
- a CDS encoding Rossmann-like and DUF2520 domain-containing protein — protein: MDAPRLGIGIISAGKVGTVLGAALAASGHRITGIHAVSEDSRDRADALLPEVELLDPPEILRRSELVIFAVPDDVLGELVAGLAEAGHIAPGQLIAHTAGRYGTSILQPAMDAGAFGLAIHPAMTFTGMSMDLQRLTDCVFAVTADEAILPVAQALVVEMRGEPVVIAEANRVSYHAALAHAANHLNTITAQSADILRRIGVEDPSNTLRALMYASLDNALRSGAGALTGPVARGDSGTVTAHLQALSHDPAETNNSYRSLSRATALRAAARGLISQRTLEELLRVLE
- a CDS encoding type II toxin-antitoxin system HipA family toxin yields the protein MTPSLQELRLVAQADVYCNDNLAGYLTRQDDGSIAFTYDLHYLHDGGSAIATSLPVARDAYVGPGGALPSFFSGLLPEGHRLTVLKDATKTSLSDELTLLMAVGSDTPGNVRVIPSGSKLEQTPVVAEFSTTEDLDFSVLSRTLDRHSIPGVQDKISATMLTTPVEFKNSAYLLKLDPRDHPHLVLNEALHLKAARALKLPVAKNQLVMDSKKNPGLLVERFDRMAVEPEGQPQRLPLEDAMQVLNLPPASKYAVSTEQVIQALAQHCQAPVLARRNLYIQFAFAWLTGNGDLHGKNVSILANEQGQFGVAPIYDIPCTLVYGDDTMALTVAGKTKNLKRKHWAELSGELGLADRAAQSANQLALKAALTADLDELPFEGSPLRGAQRELRFRRMELE
- the panC gene encoding pantoate--beta-alanine ligase, which gives rise to MKTPKIAKTRAELKAAIAEANPGSLGFVPTMGALHSGHGSLFKAAREENEVVVISVFVNELQFNDATDYANYPRQLEADVQLAAEAGVDIVFAPEAEEIYHAGLPLVRLNSGALGDMYEGASRPGHFDGMLAVVAKLLHLADPRQGQYRAYFGQKDAQQLALIRRMVADLDYPVQLRSVPIVRSEKGLALSSRNALLSEEEKEAALVLHRSIQLIAGRAARNEPLYVEDAIGMCQMAPLVELDYFVVVNPDTLQELAFNCQDTPFTGEGLILVAAKVGKVRLIDNQPI
- a CDS encoding MepB family protein, whose protein sequence is MTYTALDRYCLITGQTHGEVIPEEQQSDYQAGIVEIDELLWRIRTARTTPTKSGGFVAIWHRDETGATAPYASNAELHGALVFIEQSGRFGVFRFTQQHLEQLGVYASATAPGKRGFRVYPSWVTGLHGQAKKSQDAQRPAFSVLVD
- a CDS encoding NAD(P)H-dependent flavin oxidoreductase; this translates as MSDLQRLLGYREPIFNASMAGAAGGALAAAVSQAGGVGMIGSPAAPKTEWIEQQVQHVASLSTPWGVGFMAWALEADLYPLEAFLDFGPSLVTLSFGDVSRAAALAHEAGVLTAMQVGNAADLERAMADDIDIIIARGGEGGGHGRNEAGTLPLLQLATAQQQKPVIAAGGIGTARGVAAVLAAGASAAWVGTRFLAASEATGHKNVKDAIQQAGLDDTTYTRAFDVAQQLPWAPEFGGRALRNEFSDTHADLSTWAPDEQLRLEMQEARAEARTSMAPVYAGEAVQFIDSVQSAAEVMAELAGFRKVLADAASRFA